The following are encoded together in the Plasmodium reichenowi strain SY57 chromosome 3, whole genome shotgun sequence genome:
- a CDS encoding kinesin-8, putative: MYVYIHMSTNEINNLLKKKKMHRPICNKVQLNNNDESNKVNDICIYNRDFPPNINKNNMMINNNNNNIKKKNNNFLCAQNKKGDKNIIWIRNKERKSIIKKKKISNDTTKYINNNIKKKSISCTEKASCVIKHNSFINKTKKFGRLIKEYDPLKSSKNITNIPHMRKTKNLNDPFFLNNYYYNKEENNPIIICSDEKERKTKIYSTNHHTNNILNYNDHTLKLICNITENNKAILHSNKNNIQKNNILMPSYMQKKGTHIRETVKNVYPNINGEPSTSGENITNGENIINGQYDALRNMSLNNYDHQHNNIMNNISNKSNKNKLFVLNNNNNNNNQDVIENMNEYPITSKNIYDSIYIPQINIKNIINSEEINNNNNNNNNINYNNNHNYTNIHNNNNLNSNPTSSVTSKKNENNNLINTLNAYSNVKVAVRIKPIGESEENIVSIFNKNYVLIEKENEKECYLLSQKKKQSTYVFDSVFDVNATQEEVFFQTAKPLIPHVFKGINCTVFAYGATGSGKTYTMLDDKNQNGIVQLSLLELFTIINEKKCRNIKILMSFLEVYNETIRDLLGKEKNKTLEVQEDVAEVKVSNLCEIEVNNYEQAMLLINEGVKNRKMSPTRANKVSSRSHAILQIYVYNEILDDNMNTISYKAKLCFVDLAGSERASATSNKGERFKEGSYINQSLLALANCINSLASNRNISKVRVKYRDSKLTHLLKNSLEGNCLVVMIANINPSRTSFQESNNTLKYAFRARNIKLCATVQTNDNKESDIEKILKKNENLQKEYDNLLGKYTNLKEFFFIINVINQLYKKQISCYKLIENISDDMSSMELKQDITMYDQLVKMKSDEYRKKVDSLKDLYQEEKQFLNNLFDTFLEKNLNYVINSKNVNDNNKSLLEEMIFFKHNENKVNENFLVNENVVDKNNVLNGNVMVDENVMVDENVMVDENVMVNENVMVNENVMVNENVMVNENVMVNENVMVNENVMVNENVMVNKNAMVNENIVVSEKHKVGLSAEGKSESHNKNNKGDIEDNDKDTIKDNHNNNNSSDNNDDEYQSANSPVESDIVKKEKKKKIPINMETKKKRTTNDTKAPIHKPPYDINIVGILNKEDVSNKINDYNTNKNIEKNNYEKKDEYNPFHNNLTDMQNSILYNIINNNVENSPHSPRMKKNVAKMLLKGNLNTANFILDGDTIKNMNSNKISDKHNMKSNNILNNENGKINDKSKKCKNTNNNDNNNNNDNNSNDNNNNNNNNNNNNNSSSSSAKVDGINIFNTSKTNEHLHTFSGVYKLNVNDEIKIEIHKKDMEKKDIHLTSIDTISKIHATDLLKENKRKLENFQENIKHEHKDEVSLYVKKKKIKKKM; encoded by the coding sequence atgtatgtatatatacatatgagCACAAATGAgattaataatttattaaaaaaaaaaaaaatgcaTAGACCAATTTGTAATAAAGTTCAAttgaataataatgatgagAGTAATAAGGTAAAtgatatatgtatttataatagGGACTTTCCTCctaatataaataaaaataatatgatgataaataataataataataatataaaaaaaaagaataataattttttatgtgcacaaaataagaaaggagataagaatattatatggatacgtaataaagaaagaaaatccattataaaaaaaaaaaaaataagtaaTGATACcacaaaatatataaataataatattaaaaaaaaatccaTAAGTTGTACTGAGAAAGCAAGTTGTGTAATTAAAcataattcttttattaataaaacaaaaaaatttggAAGACTAATTAAGGAATACGACCCATTAAAAAgttcaaaaaatataacaaatattcCTCATATgagaaaaacaaaaaatttgaatgatccatttttcttaaataattattattataataaagaagaaaacaATCCCATCATTATTTGTAGTGATgagaaagaaagaaaaacTAAGATATATAGTACCAATCATCACAccaataatatattaaattataatgatcatacattaaaattaatttgTAATATCACTGAGAACAATAAAGCTATTTTAcattcaaataaaaataatatacagaaaaataatattttaatgcCATCATATATGCAAAAAAAAGGTACGCATATTAGAGAGACTGTTAAAAATGTGTATCCGAATATAAATGGTGAGCCTAGTACCAGTGGGGAGAATATAACCAATGGCgagaatattataaatggACAGTATGATGCATTGAGAAATATGTCTTTAAACAATTATGATCAtcaacataataatattatgaacaatatatctaataaatctaataaaaacaaattattcGTACtgaacaataataataataataataatcagGATGTGATtgaaaatatgaatgaatATCCGATCActtcaaaaaatatatatgacagtatatatataccccaaataaatataaaaaatattataaactcagaagaaattaataataataataataataataataatattaattataataataatcataattataccaatattcataataataataatttgaatAGCAATCCAACGAGTAGTGTTACTTCCAAGAAGAACGAAAATAACAATTTGATTAATACATTAAATGCTTACTCAAATGTCAAAGTTGCTGTTCGTATAAAACCTATAGGAGAATCAGAAGAAAATATTGTATCGATTTTTAATAAGAATTATGTTTtaatagaaaaagaaaatgagAAAGAATGTTATTTACTCTCccaaaaaaagaaacaatCAACATATGTTTTTGACTCCGTTTTTGATGTTAATGCCACACAAGAAGAAGTGTTTTTTCAAACAGCTAAACCATTAATACCTCATGTTTTTAAAGGCATAAATTGTACTGTTTTTGCATATGGGGCTACAGGATCAGGAAAAACATATACCATGCTTGATGATAAGAATCAAAATGGTATTGTACAATTATCTTTATTAGAATTATTTactataataaatgaaaagaaatgtagaaatataaaaatactGATGAGTTTTTTGGAAGTATATAATGAAACTATTCGAGATTTATTAGGAAAggaaaaaaacaaaacatTAGAAGTTCAAGAAGATGTTGCTGAAGTTAAAGTTAGTAATTTGTGTGAAATTGAAgttaataattatgaacaagctatgttattaataaatgaagGTGTGAAAAATAGAAAGATGTCACCTACGAGAGCAAATAAAGTATCTAGTAGATCTCATGCTATTTTACaaatttatgtttataatgaaattttagatgataatatgaatacTATAAGTTATAAAGCGAAATTATGTTTTGTAGATTTAGCAGGTTCCGAAAGAGCTAGTGCAACTTCAAATAAAGGGGAGCGATTTAAAGAAGGATCTTATATTAATCAGTCTTTATTAGCCTTAGCTAATTGTATAAATTCTTTAGCATCTAATAGGAATATATCGAAAGTAAGAGTTAAATATAGAGATAGTAAATTAACccatttattaaaaaattctCTTGAAGGCAATTGTCTAGTTGTAATGATCGCAAATATAAACCCTTCTAGAACATCCTTTCAAGAATCTAATAATACTCTTAAATACGCTTTCCGTGctagaaatattaaattatgtGCTACAGTACAAacaaatgataataaagaaagtgatatagaaaaaattttaaaaaaaaatgaaaatttacAAAAAGAATATGATAACTTATTAGGAAAATATACTAATTTGAAAGAGttctttttcataattaatgttataaatcaattatataaaaaacaaatttcATGTTATAAGCTAATAGAGAACATTTCTGATGATATGTCTTCTATGGAATTAAAACAAGATATTACTATGTATGATCAACTTGTCAAAATGAAGTCGGATGAATATAGAAAGAAAGTGGATTCCTTGAAAGATTTGTACCAAGAGGAAAAACAGTTtcttaataatttatttgataCCTTTCTTGAAAAAAACCTAAATTATGTCATTAATAGTAAGAATGTAAATGACAACAATAAATCCTTGCTGGAGGaaatgattttttttaagcACAATGAGAATAAGGTgaatgaaaattttttagttaatgaaaatgttgtggataaaaataatgtgCTTAACGGAAATGTTATGGTTGATGAAAATGTTATGGTTGATGAAAATGTTATGGTTGATGAAAATGTCATGGTTAACGAAAATGTCATGGTTAACGAAAATGTCATGGTTAACGAAAATGTCATGGTTAACGAAAATGTCATGGTTAACGAAAATGTCATGGTTAACGAAAATGTCATGGTTAACGAAAATGTCATGGTTAACAAAAATGCCATGGTTAACGAAAATATTGTGGTCAGTGAAAAGCATAAGGTCGGATTATCTGCCGAAGGTAAAAGTGAATctcataataaaaataataaggGTGATATAGAAGATAATGATAAGGATACTATTAAAGATAaccataataataacaatagcagtgataataatgatgatgaatATCAAAGTGCAAATTCACCAGTTGAATCTGATAttgtaaaaaaagaaaagaaaaaaaaaattccaataaatatggaaacaaaaaaaaaaagaactACTAATGACACAAAAGCTCCAATACATAAACCCCCCTATGATATTAACATTGTAGGAATATTAAACAAAGAAGATGtatcaaataaaattaatgattataatacaaataaaaacatagaaaaaaataattatgaaaaaaaagatgaatATAATCCATTCCATAATAATCTAACAGATATGCAAAattctatattatataatattattaataacaaTGTAGAAAACTCACCACATTCTCCCagaatgaaaaaaaatgttgCAAAGATGTTATTAAAGGGGAATTTAAATACAGCCAATTTTATCTTGGATGGAGAtacaattaaaaatatgaacagCAATAAAATTTCGGATAAACATAATATGAAAAGTAATAACATTCTCAATAATGAAAATGGAAAGATAAATGACAAGTCGAAGAAATGCAAAAATACAaacaataatgataataataataacaatgaTAACAACAGCAACgataacaataataataacaataataataataataataataatagtagtagtagtagtgCTAAGGTAGACGgcataaatatttttaacaCTTCAAAGACGAATGAACATTTACATACATTTAGTGgtgtatataaattaaatgtaAATGATGAAATTAAAATAGAGATCcataaaaaagatatggaaaaaaaggatattCATTTGACTAGTATAGATACCATAAGTAAAATTCATGCTACAGActtattaaaagaaaataaaaggaaattagaaaattttcaagaaaatataaaacatgAACATAAGGATGAAGTTTCTTTATAtgtaaagaaaaaaaaaattaaaaagaaaatgtaa
- a CDS encoding endonuclease/exonuclease/phosphatase family protein, putative translates to MKCHIFYKCLFVVVIFLNEYNTIMLSTRRNNHNRIKYIFNDKLNFHEKEKKSYTFPYMNVIKKKRKKTQSCIFSSPIKINFNNFIYKSRRNISSSFHNLYNTNQIDTNINNINKKRFSDPLHFFIHSHISQRINNNNNNNNNKYNIYNYHFSPYYYKKKNCFVTQLKAENTYFIKELVTNHKTASQSNLDNNLILKEKKMEINIITNKEEEEEEGGKKKKNEAEHSKISHNINIYDIKEDNKSKELKEQQNDIKNMNIDSIMKTKNNDCNTIYYDSHRNSNILTLEELIKTKKITNIFIINNSTENEELNIELYFDHKELKLLRKKEETLNSLKNRLTLNLLKLEKKKLKRKRQHGEGKEQNGKDKTLIREEKSGELINNIIDNINKNKCQLPTKEEEKTSIHFLDIDNNIIDENNILSNIMDTLKYIVINGMKIEIFKNLYELKQIYISMDVFHNYPIIPCNMPMNNLSKYIYYWIDSNDKNVIKSLDLFYVPNKENVNKKLQLVIYDKENPFHFYVTDDVYVNENKFNNEMMIKNNRYSDFNNEDRKNNSCEKNVIRILSYNILAPIYTNTKYALEHMFKNIDPCYLKTNYRSHLLIHDINNNYDIISLQEVSEYLHSHLFCTFLNQNYFSNYKPKNNFGNDGCSLFVNKKKFTLIEYKNYEFNQVIKTDEFKSIYETFLNLSKELDDIIKEIKTVFQIGIFMHKNTNSIFLISNTHFYFHSLAQHIRALQSYTILHILQTLKKKYQLTYPEKEIYIILNGDFNTNFDSEVFHFIQGKDISPTSDIWFNAQLFKKEFDDLDKYPNLFELEKNKNNNEQSIIGPHLDRKKFMPLYSAYTKQDIQFTNWNNNFIDVLDYIFLSTNIKVRKVLKGIDKECFQKYKGALSPINPSDHISIAAEVEL, encoded by the coding sequence atgAAATGTCATATTTTCTACAAGTGTCTCTTTGTTGtagttatatttttgaatgaatataatacaattaTGCTTAGTACCAGAAGAAATAACCATAATagaataaaatacatatttaatgATAAACTCAATTTCcatgaaaaagaaaaaaaaagttatacATTTCCATATATgaatgttataaaaaagaaaaggaagAAAACACAATCATGTATTTTTTCCTCTcctataaaaataaattttaataactttatttataaatcaAGAAGAAACATATCTTCATcttttcataatttatataatacaaatcAAATTGATactaatataaataatattaataaaaagagaTTCTCTGATCCGTTGCacttttttatacattCACATATATCCcaaagaataaataataataataataataataataataaatacaatatttataattatcatttttctccttattattataagaaGAAGAATTGTTTTGTTACCCAGCTTAAAGCAGAAAAcacttattttattaaagaaCTCGTAACCAACCATAAAACGGCTAGCCAAAGTAACttagataataatttaatattaaaggagaaaaaaatggaaataaatattataacaaataaagaagaagaagaagaagaaggaggaaaaaaaaaaaaaaacgaGGCAGAGCATTCCAAAATATCACATAATATCAACATTTATGATATAAAGgaagataataaaagtaaagaattaaaagaacaacaaaatgatataaaaaatatgaatattgATTCAATAatgaaaacaaaaaataatgattgcaatacaatatattatgacTCTCATAGGAATTCAAATATTCTTACTCTTGAAGAGTTAATaaagacaaaaaaaataacaaatatttttattattaataatagcacagaaaatgaagaattaaatattgaattatattttgatcACAAGGAATTAAAGcttttaagaaaaaaagaggAAACACTCAATTCTTTGAAAAATAGGTTGacattaaatttattaaaattggaaaaaaaaaaactaaaaagaaaaagacAACATGGTGAAGGTAAAGAACAAAATGGAAAAGATAAAACGTTAATAAGGGAAGAAAAATCTGGagaattaataaataatataatagataatattaataaaaataaatgtcAACTACCTACAAAAGAGGAAGAAAAAACTTCAATTCATTTTCTTGatattgataataatattattgatgaaaataatatattatcaaatATTATGGATACACTAAAATATATAGTTATAAATGGAATgaaaatagaaatattcAAAAACTTGTATGAATTAAagcaaatatatatatctatggatgtatttcataattatcCTATTATACCTTGTAATATGCCTATGAATAATTtaagtaaatatatatattactgGATTGATTCAAATGATAAGAATGTAATTAAATCATTGGATCTTTTTTATGTACcaaataaagaaaatgtgAATAAAAAACTTCAACTTgttatatatgataaagaaaatcCTTTCCATTTTTATGTTACAGATGATGTATATGTTAATGAAAATAAGTTTAACAATGaaatgatgataaagaACAATAGATATTCTGACtttaataatgaagatagaaaaaataatagttgtgaaaaaaatgttatacGTATTCTATCGTATAATATTTTAGCACctatatatacaaatacTAAATATGCATTAGAACatatgtttaaaaatatagatccatgttatttaaaaacaaattatagATCCCACCTTTTAATAcatgatattaataataattatgatattataaGTTTACAAGAAGTTAGTGAATATTTACATAGtcatttattttgtacctttttaaatcaaaattatttttctaattataagccaaaaaataattttggAAATGATGGATGCTCCTTATTcgtaaataaaaaaaaatttacattaattgaatataaaaattatgaattTAATCAAGTTATAAAAACAGATGAATTCAAAAGTATATATGAAAcctttttaaatttatcaAAGGAATTagatgatataataaaagaaattaaaacaGTATTTCAAATAGGAATATTTATGcataaaaatacaaattcCATATTCCTTATATCTAATACACATTTCTATTTTCATAGTTTAGCACAACATATAAGAGCTTTACAATCATATACTATTCtacatatattacaaacattaaaaaaaaaatatcaacTAACATATCCTGAGAAAGAAATATACATCATATTAAATGGAGATTTTAATACAAATTTTGATTCAGAagtttttcattttatcCAAGGAAAAGATATTTCTCCAACCTCCGATATATGGTTTAATGCAcaactttttaaaaaagaatttgACGATCTAGATAAATATCCAAATCTATTCgaattagaaaaaaacaaaaataataatgaacaATCTATAATAGGACCACATTTAGACAGAAAGAAATTTATGCCTCTCTATTCTGCATATACAAAACAAGATATTCAATTCACAAATTGGAATAACAATTTTATAGATGTTCttgattatatatttttatctacaaatataaaagtgAGAAAAGTCCTAAAAGGTATTGATAAAGAATGCTTTCAAAAATACAAAGGGGCCCTTTCTCCGATAAATCCTAGTGATCACATATCCATAGCTGCTGAGGTAgaattatga
- a CDS encoding ubiquitin-conjugating enzyme, putative: MSTFARRRIIQDLNKINKEKNKSFEASPFADNIMYCHAIIRGPDDTIWECGIFHLIIHFSEEYPVSPPKLKFLSKIYHPNIYSDGNICLDILQNQWSPIYDITSILTSIQSLLNDPNTSSPANPEAARIFINNRNLYNKRVLMCVEDSWEIPKFNINSYS; the protein is encoded by the exons ATGTCAACATTTGCAAGAAGAAGAATCATTCAAGATTTGAATAAGATaaacaaagaaaaaaataaaagtttTGAAGCCTCACCATTTGctgataatattatgtattgTCATGCAATTATAAGAGGACCAGACGATACTATATGGGAATGTGGAATATTTCATTTGataattcatttttctGAAGAATATCCCGTATCACCTccaaaattaaaatttctatctaaaatatatcatcctaatatatattcagATGGAAATATATGTTTAGATATTTTACAAAACCAATGGAGTCctatatatgatattacATCTATACTAACATCAATTCAGTCTTTGTTAAATGACCCCAATACATCTTCCCCTGCTAATCCAGAAGCAGCTCGAATATTTATCAACAATAGAAACTTATATAACAAGAGAGTATTA ATGTGTGTTGAGGATAGCTGGGAAATACCcaaatttaatataaatagttATAGTTGA
- a CDS encoding RNA-binding protein, putative has translation MGLFDKIRNIEKLNEAELKNIGNNDSSWHDQYRDSSYIYIGNLDNRLTEGDIVIVFSQYGEPIDVNLVRDNETGKSKGYCFLSYADQRSTILAVDNFNGYKLLERPLVVDHILNYRLPKKYLKDADKNEYKPTGAEGQGIGVYNVVESEIKLSKVFDKIKNKSNEEKKKKLLDEDELWALNFEKSIKKDIISPIGHDEKSRHNEGMKEKDEDEDDSVDIKYKRHKEKRKSLTTKKYDKKEKHKGKSDHKDKHRRRENHSRHREKEKDKKSHKRRHKHSYDKYSSRSRSYSTSSSTDR, from the exons ATGGGATTATTTGATAAAATAAGGaatattgaaaaattaaatgaagcagaattaaaaaatattggAAATAATGATAGTTCATGGCACGATCAATATAGAGATTCGAGTTATATTTACATAG gaAACTTAGATAACAGATTAACAGAAGGAGATATTGTTATCGTTTTTTCTCAGTATGGGGAACCAATAGATGTTAATTTAGTGCGTGATAACGAAACAG GAAAGTCAAAGGGATATTGTTTTTTATCTTATGCTGACCAGAGAAGTACTATTTTGGCTGTAGATAATTTTAATGGTTATAAACTTTTAGAAAGACCACTTGTAGTTgatcatatattaaattatagGTTGCccaaaaaatatttgaagGATGCG GATAAAAACGAATACAAACCAACCGGTGCGGAAGGACAAGGGATAGGTGTGTATAACGTAGTAGAAAGTGAGATAAAATTATCAAAAGtttttgataaaataaagaataaatcaaatgaagagaagaaaaaaaaattattagaTGAAGATGAATTATGGGCATtaaattttgaaaaatccataaaaaaggatattATTAGTCCTATAGGACATGATGAAAAATCACGACATAATGAAGGAATGAAAGAAAAGGATGAGGATGAGGATGATTCTGTtgatattaaatataagaGACATAAAGAGAAAAGGAAATCTTTGACgacaaaaaaatatgataagaAAGAGAAGCATAAAGGAAAGAGTGATCATAAAGATAAACATAGGAGAAGAGAAAATCATTCAAGACATAGGGAAAAAGAGAAAGATAAAAAATCGCATAAACGTAGGCATAAGCATTcttatgataaatatagtAGTAGGAGCAGAAGTTATAGTACTTCATCAAGTACTGACAGGTGA
- a CDS encoding elongation factor 1 (EF-1), putative, with protein sequence MANTYDELYVPLSYYILQNEGGNTSKIDQANNKKPKKKEVINKSSLIIDIKPYGENTDLDEVLKLVKNITMEGLTWGKAHKKTPFAFGLFKLQVSCVIVDDLVNTDELIETIENLGLDNEQLQKKKQMDDDEENYDEDDEIEGLVQSAEIISFNKL encoded by the exons atggcAAATACGTATGATGAATTATATGTACCATTaagttattatattctaCAAAATGAGGGAGGAAATACCAGTAAAATAGATCAAGCTAATAATAAGAAACCCAAAAAGAAGGAAGTCATtaataa GTCATCCCTAATTATTGATATAAAACCCTATGGTGAAAATACAGATCTTGATGAGGTGTTAAAActtgtaaaaaatataacaatgGAAGGATTAACTTGGGGAAAAGCTCATAAGAAAACACCCTTCGCCTTTGGACTTTTCAAATTACAA GTATCTTGTGTTATAGTAGACGATTTAGTTAATACAGATGAACTTATAGAAACGATTGAAAACCTTGGATTGGATAATGAACAATTACAGAAGAAGAAACAAATggatgatgatgaagaaaattacgatgaagatgatgaaATTGAAGGATTAGTTCAATCTGCTGAAATcatatcttttaataaattgtaa